One segment of Leeia aquatica DNA contains the following:
- the rplB gene encoding 50S ribosomal protein L2, producing the protein MAIVKVKPTSAGRRAVVKVVTPGLHKGRPHAALLESQSQKSGRNNNGHITTRHRGGGHKHHYRVIDFRRNKDGIPATVETIEYDPNRTAHIALVCYADGERRYVVANKGLKVGAQLISGSEAPIKVGNALPLRNIPVGTTICLVEMRPGKGAQLARSAGTSVQLLAREGLYAQLRLRSGEIRKVHVDCRATIGEVGHEEHSLRSYGKAGAIRWRGIRPTVRGVAMNPIDHPHGGGEGRTSAGRHPVSPWGQKTKGLRTRSNKRTTGMIVRRRFSNKG; encoded by the coding sequence ATGGCTATCGTTAAAGTAAAACCGACTTCCGCTGGTCGCCGTGCCGTTGTCAAGGTCGTGACCCCGGGTCTGCACAAGGGTCGCCCGCACGCTGCGCTGCTGGAAAGCCAGTCGCAGAAGTCCGGCCGTAACAACAACGGTCATATCACCACCCGTCATCGTGGCGGTGGTCACAAGCACCATTACCGCGTGATCGACTTCCGTCGCAACAAGGATGGCATCCCGGCAACTGTGGAAACCATCGAGTACGATCCTAACCGTACCGCCCACATTGCGCTGGTGTGCTACGCCGACGGCGAACGTCGCTACGTGGTGGCCAACAAAGGCCTGAAGGTGGGTGCACAGCTGATCAGCGGCTCTGAAGCCCCGATCAAGGTAGGTAACGCCCTGCCGCTGCGCAACATCCCGGTGGGTACCACCATTTGCCTGGTGGAAATGCGCCCGGGCAAGGGTGCCCAGCTGGCTCGCTCCGCCGGTACTTCGGTACAGCTGCTGGCTCGCGAAGGCCTGTACGCTCAGCTGCGTCTGCGCTCTGGCGAAATCCGCAAGGTGCACGTGGACTGCCGCGCGACCATCGGTGAAGTGGGTCACGAAGAGCACAGCCTGCGCTCCTACGGCAAGGCCGGCGCCATCCGTTGGCGTGGTATTCGCCCGACCGTTCGCGGTGTGGCGATGAACCCGATCGACCACCCGCATGGTGGTGGTGAAGGTCGTACCTCCGCTGGTCGTCATCCGGTCAGCCCGTGGGGTCAGAAGACCAAGGGCCTGCGTACCCGCAGCAACAAGCGGACTACCGGCATGATCGTACGTCGCCGCTTCTCGAATAAAGGGTAA
- the rplW gene encoding 50S ribosomal protein L23 yields MSFNQERLMQVLLAPQISEKSTRLADKFEQVVFKVVKDATKPEIKAAVELLFKVQVESVQVANMKGKQKRFGKVMGRRKDWKKAFVCLKPGQEINFAAGE; encoded by the coding sequence ATGAGCTTTAATCAAGAACGTCTGATGCAAGTGCTGCTGGCTCCGCAGATTTCCGAGAAGAGCACCCGCTTGGCCGACAAGTTCGAGCAAGTGGTGTTCAAGGTGGTGAAGGATGCTACCAAGCCGGAAATCAAGGCGGCAGTCGAACTGCTGTTCAAGGTGCAAGTTGAATCGGTGCAAGTGGCCAACATGAAGGGCAAGCAAAAGCGCTTCGGCAAGGTCATGGGTCGCCGCAAGGACTGGAAGAAGGCCTTCGTGTGCCTGAAGCCGGGCCAGGAAATCAACTTCGCGGCTGGCGAATAA
- the rplD gene encoding 50S ribosomal protein L4, with translation MELKVINDTGAVVGSLTASDALFGRDYNEDLVHQLVTAYRANGRSGNRAQKGRSEVAKSNRKPWRQKGTGRARAGRASSPIWRGGGKIFPNLPEENFTQKVNRKMYRAGVAAILSQLVREDRLLVLDALAIDAPKTKEFVGKLKAMGLENVLLVSHEITENLFLASRNVVSALVLEVPEADPVSLVRFDKVVLTREAVKQFEEWLA, from the coding sequence ATGGAACTGAAAGTTATCAATGATACCGGTGCAGTGGTGGGGTCGCTGACAGCTTCCGACGCCCTGTTTGGCCGTGATTACAATGAAGATCTGGTGCACCAGCTGGTGACCGCTTACCGTGCCAACGGCCGTAGCGGTAACCGTGCGCAAAAGGGTCGTAGCGAAGTGGCAAAGTCCAATCGCAAGCCCTGGCGCCAGAAGGGTACGGGTCGCGCTCGTGCCGGTCGTGCTTCCAGCCCGATCTGGCGTGGCGGTGGCAAGATTTTCCCGAACCTGCCGGAAGAAAACTTCACCCAGAAGGTGAACCGCAAGATGTACCGCGCCGGTGTGGCCGCCATCCTGTCGCAGCTGGTGCGTGAAGACCGCCTGCTGGTTCTGGATGCGCTGGCAATCGATGCGCCGAAGACCAAGGAATTCGTGGGCAAGCTGAAAGCCATGGGTCTGGAAAACGTCCTGCTGGTGTCGCACGAAATCACCGAAAACCTGTTCTTGGCTTCTCGCAACGTGGTGTCCGCCCTGGTGCTGGAAGTGCCCGAAGCAGATCCGGTGAGCCTGGTGCGCTTTGACAAGGTTGTGCTGACCCGTGAAGCGGTGAAGCAGTTTGAGGAGTGGCTGGCATGA
- the rplC gene encoding 50S ribosomal protein L3 has translation MSLGLVGRKVGMTRIFTDDGATIPVTVLDLSHNRIAQIKTPDVDGYAALQIAVGEQKASRINKALAGHLAKAGVEAAQELAEFRVAADALASFQPGQALSVELFASGQLVDVTGTTQGKGFSGVIKRHNFSSNRASHGNSRSHNTPGSIGQAQDPGRVLPGKKMAGQYGNVKRTVQCLEVVRVDAERQLLLVKGAVPGSKGGSVVVRPSVKAGA, from the coding sequence ATGAGTTTAGGACTTGTCGGTCGCAAGGTCGGCATGACCCGCATTTTTACCGATGATGGTGCAACCATCCCGGTAACGGTGCTGGATCTGTCGCACAACCGTATTGCGCAAATCAAGACCCCGGATGTGGATGGCTATGCCGCCCTGCAAATTGCAGTGGGCGAGCAAAAAGCCAGCCGTATCAACAAGGCATTGGCTGGTCACCTGGCCAAGGCTGGGGTTGAAGCAGCGCAGGAACTGGCCGAGTTCCGCGTGGCCGCTGACGCGCTGGCTTCTTTCCAGCCGGGTCAGGCCCTGTCGGTTGAGCTGTTTGCTTCGGGTCAGCTGGTCGATGTGACCGGTACCACCCAAGGTAAGGGCTTCTCCGGTGTGATCAAGCGTCACAACTTCTCTTCCAACCGTGCTTCCCACGGTAACTCCCGCTCCCACAATACGCCGGGCTCCATCGGTCAGGCGCAGGATCCGGGTCGCGTGCTGCCGGGCAAGAAAATGGCCGGTCAGTACGGTAACGTGAAGCGTACCGTGCAGTGCCTGGAAGTGGTGCGGGTTGACGCTGAGCGTCAATTGCTGCTGGTGAAGGGTGCGGTGCCAGGCTCCAAGGGTGGCAGCGTGGTGGTACGTCCCAGTGTGAAGGCGGGTGCGTAA
- the rpsJ gene encoding 30S ribosomal protein S10, protein MQNQKIRIRLKAFDYQLIDRSAQEIVDTAKRTGAVVKGPVPLPTKIERFDVLRSPHVNKTSRDQFEIRTHLRLMDIVDPTDKTVDALMKLDLPAGVDVEIKLQ, encoded by the coding sequence ATGCAGAACCAAAAGATCCGCATCCGCCTCAAGGCATTCGATTATCAACTGATCGACCGCTCGGCCCAGGAAATCGTTGACACTGCCAAGCGCACTGGCGCTGTGGTCAAGGGTCCGGTTCCGCTGCCGACCAAGATCGAACGTTTTGACGTGCTGCGTTCGCCGCACGTGAACAAGACGTCTCGTGACCAGTTCGAAATCCGTACCCACCTGCGCCTGATGGACATCGTGGACCCGACGGACAAGACGGTTGACGCGTTGATGAAGCTGGACCTGCCGGCTGGGGTCGACGTAGAGATCAAGTTGCAATAA